One region of Flavobacterium sp. KACC 22763 genomic DNA includes:
- a CDS encoding arylsulfatase yields MKSFISPKLLLILAVFLFSCNQSQKTDSVTEKTDSGELDRTTLPIPEPPFGGKIGETYKDSKEEWPKLVTPPQGAPNVIIILLDDVGFGQVSTFGGPVPTPELDKLAANGLKYNRFHTTAICGPSRAALLTGRNHHNAGSGFLAEWATGYPSYNCMIPKTTATSGRILKGNGYSTSWFGKNHNTPDWESSITGPFDRWPTGLGFDYFYGFIGGETHQYYPVLFENTKAVEPDKTPEQGYHFMTDMTDRAINWLEYSKSVAPQKPVMMYFAPGAAHAPHHAPKEWRDKFKGQFDKGWDVVRQETYERQLKMGIIPKGTKLTPRPDWVTPWDKLSADQKKLFARLMENYAGYLSFADHETGRLLEAISKLPDADNTLIFYIVGDNGASSEGGMEGTVNEIKALSGISTPLADNLKHLDEIGGPNTEPHYPVGWAWAGNAPFQWVKQVASHFGGSRNPMVVSWPKMIKDKGGMRSQFVHLIDVLPTVLDASHLPAPKTVDGVEQKPMDGVSFLSTFTDKNAKPVRTRQYFEVFSNRAIYDNGWVAATQHTFPWRQDYAPGNWDKDKWELYNIDEDYSESVDLAKKYPEKLKELKAIFDEEAKKYNVYPLDDRGTGRLISPKPTPSDPKRKHFTFYAGATRLAETASPNTKNKSHSITAEIELKSKSDSGIIVASGGSSAGFALYVQNGKLVYHYNYFDESRFVITSKESLPVGKSTVRFDFAYDGGGTGKGGTGKLYINNKLVGEGRIDKTVAARFGIDTFGIGEDSGSPVAKSYKAPFKFTGIIDKVEIDLK; encoded by the coding sequence ATGAAATCTTTTATCAGCCCAAAGTTGCTTTTAATTTTAGCTGTATTTCTTTTCAGCTGCAACCAATCACAGAAAACAGATTCTGTAACAGAAAAAACGGATTCAGGAGAATTAGACCGAACCACACTCCCAATTCCTGAGCCGCCATTTGGAGGCAAAATCGGAGAGACCTATAAAGATTCTAAAGAAGAATGGCCAAAACTAGTTACTCCGCCACAAGGAGCGCCAAATGTCATTATCATTCTTTTAGATGATGTTGGATTTGGACAAGTGAGTACTTTCGGAGGTCCAGTTCCAACTCCAGAATTGGATAAATTAGCCGCAAATGGCTTAAAATATAACCGATTTCACACCACCGCAATCTGCGGACCATCACGTGCTGCTTTGTTGACAGGAAGAAATCATCACAATGCAGGTTCAGGATTCTTGGCCGAATGGGCAACAGGATATCCAAGTTACAATTGCATGATTCCTAAAACCACGGCAACATCAGGTAGAATTTTAAAAGGGAATGGATACAGCACTAGTTGGTTTGGAAAAAATCATAACACTCCAGATTGGGAAAGCAGTATTACAGGACCTTTTGACCGCTGGCCGACAGGTTTAGGTTTCGATTATTTTTATGGATTTATTGGCGGAGAAACACATCAATATTATCCAGTTCTTTTTGAAAACACCAAAGCGGTAGAACCAGATAAGACTCCAGAACAAGGCTATCATTTTATGACCGATATGACTGATCGAGCAATCAACTGGCTGGAATACAGTAAATCAGTAGCGCCTCAAAAACCAGTTATGATGTATTTTGCTCCAGGAGCTGCACACGCTCCGCATCATGCACCAAAAGAATGGCGTGATAAATTTAAGGGACAGTTTGATAAAGGCTGGGATGTGGTAAGACAAGAAACGTATGAACGCCAGTTAAAAATGGGAATTATTCCAAAAGGAACAAAATTGACTCCAAGACCAGACTGGGTTACGCCTTGGGATAAACTTTCAGCAGATCAGAAAAAATTGTTTGCACGTTTGATGGAAAATTATGCTGGCTATCTTTCGTTTGCCGATCATGAAACGGGACGACTTCTTGAAGCCATAAGCAAACTTCCAGATGCTGATAATACATTGATATTTTATATTGTTGGAGATAACGGTGCAAGTTCAGAAGGAGGAATGGAGGGAACGGTTAATGAAATAAAAGCATTAAGCGGAATTTCAACTCCTTTGGCAGATAATTTAAAACATCTTGACGAAATTGGAGGGCCTAATACCGAGCCACATTATCCAGTTGGATGGGCTTGGGCAGGAAATGCCCCTTTTCAATGGGTAAAACAAGTAGCTTCTCACTTTGGCGGAAGCCGAAATCCTATGGTGGTTAGCTGGCCAAAAATGATAAAAGATAAAGGCGGAATGCGCAGTCAGTTTGTGCATTTGATAGATGTGCTCCCAACGGTTCTAGATGCTTCTCATTTGCCAGCGCCGAAAACGGTTGATGGTGTTGAACAGAAACCTATGGACGGCGTTTCTTTCTTATCAACTTTTACAGATAAAAATGCCAAACCAGTTAGAACCAGACAATATTTTGAGGTTTTCAGCAACCGCGCCATTTATGATAACGGTTGGGTAGCAGCAACACAGCATACTTTTCCTTGGAGACAGGATTATGCACCAGGAAACTGGGATAAAGACAAATGGGAACTTTATAACATTGATGAAGATTATAGCGAATCGGTTGATTTGGCTAAAAAATATCCAGAGAAGCTTAAAGAATTGAAAGCAATTTTTGATGAAGAAGCTAAAAAATACAACGTTTATCCGTTGGATGATAGAGGAACAGGAAGATTAATTTCGCCAAAACCTACACCATCAGATCCTAAACGCAAACACTTTACTTTTTATGCAGGAGCAACTAGATTGGCAGAAACAGCTTCTCCAAATACTAAAAATAAATCGCATAGCATTACAGCAGAAATCGAGCTGAAATCAAAATCAGACAGTGGTATTATTGTGGCTTCTGGCGGAAGTTCGGCTGGATTTGCTTTGTATGTTCAAAACGGAAAATTGGTTTATCATTATAATTATTTTGATGAGTCACGCTTTGTAATTACTTCAAAAGAATCTCTTCCAGTTGGAAAGAGTACCGTACGATTTGATTTTGCTTACGATGGAGGTGGAACTGGAAAAGGCGGAACTGGAAAATTGTATATCAACAATAAATTAGTTGGCGAAGGAAGAATTGATAAAACCGTAGCAGCTCGTTTTGGAATCGATACTTTCGGAATTGGTGAAGATTCAGGATCGCCAGTTGCAAAATCATATAAAGCACCATTTAAGTTTACAGGAATTATTGATAAGGTCGAGATTGACTTGAAATAA
- a CDS encoding arylsulfatase: protein METKKYAKLFFFFSINALSIFFVNAQDVLPFPPVPSASIANETLAESTHKRRAQPDHLPKDAPNIIIILMDDLGFGTPSTFGGGVNTPTLTKVFKEGIAYNEFHTTSICSPSRAALLTGRNHTHVGNGTIAERAVDWDGYTGIIPKEAATVAEVLKNYGYSTSAFGKWHNTPANQTTVTGPFDYWPVNYGFQHFYGFLAGETSQYEPRLINDFTPVEPPKDEKYHLTTDLADHAIEWMNQHKSYAADKPFLLYFAPGAGHAPHHIFKEWADKYKGKFDDGWDAYRERVFKHQKELGWIPKSAMLTARDKTMASWESIPKNERAFQIRMMEVFAGYVEHADHEVGRVLDALEANGQKDNTIVFFIWGDNGSSAEGQNGSISELLAQNGVSNTIQQQLDALDKLGGLDAIGGPLLENNYHAAWAWAGNTPFKHTKLVASHFGGTQNAMVIRWPKMIKPDSTPRSQFHHINDIVPTIYDVLNIKAPKVVNGFEQMPLDGVSFKYTFNDAKAKEVSKVQFFDNNGSRGVYKDGWYACTFGPLYPWIPAQKGLADWDSTKDVWELYNIKEDYTQYNDLASKNPEKLKELQEVFNEEAKKNKDYPIGAGIWLRIHPEDVIKAPYTSWVFDKNTKRMPEFSAPGLGKKSNKVIADVEIKENCSGVLYALGGSGGGVTLFMDNGKLIYEYNMLIIERYNVESSEKIPAGKHKIEVLTTIAKPGAPAEIAITVDGKEYAKGEVKRTVPVAFTASETFDVGEDLGGPVSIRYYKKAPFKFEGKINSVKVNLL, encoded by the coding sequence ATGGAAACTAAAAAATATGCAAAGCTGTTTTTCTTTTTTAGTATAAATGCTTTATCAATTTTTTTTGTAAATGCACAAGACGTTTTGCCTTTTCCGCCTGTGCCGAGTGCAAGTATTGCCAATGAAACGTTGGCAGAAAGCACGCACAAAAGAAGAGCACAGCCAGATCATCTGCCAAAAGATGCGCCAAATATTATTATTATTTTAATGGATGATTTAGGTTTTGGTACGCCTTCAACTTTTGGAGGAGGTGTCAATACGCCAACATTAACCAAAGTATTTAAAGAAGGAATTGCTTATAATGAATTTCATACTACGTCAATCTGTTCTCCGAGCCGTGCTGCTCTATTAACTGGTAGAAATCACACTCATGTAGGAAACGGAACAATTGCAGAAAGAGCCGTGGATTGGGATGGTTATACTGGAATTATTCCTAAAGAAGCTGCTACAGTTGCTGAGGTTCTAAAAAACTATGGCTACAGTACATCTGCTTTTGGAAAATGGCATAATACACCAGCCAATCAAACCACTGTTACAGGACCATTTGATTATTGGCCTGTTAATTACGGATTCCAGCATTTTTATGGATTTCTTGCTGGAGAAACTTCTCAATATGAACCAAGACTCATAAACGATTTCACTCCAGTTGAACCTCCAAAAGATGAAAAATATCATCTAACAACTGACTTGGCAGATCATGCCATTGAATGGATGAATCAGCATAAATCCTACGCAGCAGACAAGCCTTTTTTATTGTATTTTGCACCTGGTGCCGGTCATGCGCCACATCATATTTTTAAAGAATGGGCAGATAAATACAAAGGCAAATTTGACGACGGATGGGACGCTTATCGCGAAAGAGTATTTAAACATCAGAAAGAATTAGGCTGGATTCCAAAAAGTGCTATGCTGACTGCGAGAGACAAAACAATGGCTTCATGGGAAAGTATTCCGAAGAATGAAAGAGCTTTTCAAATTAGAATGATGGAAGTTTTTGCAGGATATGTAGAACACGCAGATCATGAAGTGGGTAGAGTTTTAGATGCGCTTGAAGCGAATGGACAAAAGGATAATACAATCGTATTTTTTATTTGGGGCGATAACGGTTCAAGTGCCGAAGGGCAGAATGGTTCAATAAGTGAATTATTGGCTCAAAACGGAGTTTCAAATACTATTCAGCAGCAATTGGATGCCTTAGACAAACTCGGCGGATTAGATGCAATTGGCGGGCCTCTTTTAGAAAATAATTATCATGCGGCTTGGGCTTGGGCAGGAAATACACCTTTTAAACATACTAAATTGGTGGCTTCGCATTTTGGAGGAACACAGAACGCAATGGTTATCCGCTGGCCAAAAATGATTAAACCTGACAGCACGCCGAGAAGCCAATTTCATCATATAAATGACATTGTTCCAACAATTTATGATGTTTTAAATATTAAAGCACCTAAAGTGGTGAATGGCTTTGAGCAAATGCCTTTAGATGGTGTGAGTTTTAAATATACTTTTAATGATGCCAAAGCAAAAGAAGTATCTAAAGTTCAGTTTTTTGATAATAACGGAAGCCGAGGAGTTTATAAAGACGGTTGGTACGCCTGCACTTTTGGCCCTTTATATCCGTGGATTCCTGCACAAAAAGGTCTAGCTGATTGGGATTCAACAAAAGATGTCTGGGAGCTTTATAATATCAAAGAAGATTATACACAATACAATGATTTGGCTTCTAAAAATCCTGAGAAACTAAAAGAACTTCAAGAGGTTTTTAATGAAGAAGCGAAAAAGAATAAAGATTATCCAATTGGTGCAGGAATATGGCTCAGAATTCATCCAGAAGATGTTATTAAAGCACCATATACTTCATGGGTTTTTGATAAAAATACTAAACGCATGCCTGAATTCAGCGCACCTGGTTTAGGTAAAAAAAGCAACAAAGTAATTGCTGATGTTGAGATTAAAGAAAACTGTTCAGGAGTTTTGTATGCTCTTGGAGGTTCTGGTGGCGGTGTTACTTTATTTATGGATAACGGAAAATTGATTTATGAATATAATATGCTGATTATTGAACGCTATAATGTTGAATCATCAGAAAAAATTCCCGCAGGAAAACATAAAATAGAAGTTTTAACCACTATTGCAAAACCTGGAGCTCCAGCTGAAATTGCAATAACAGTAGATGGCAAAGAATATGCTAAAGGAGAAGTGAAACGTACGGTTCCCGTAGCATTTACAGCCAGCGAAACTTTTGATGTTGGCGAAGATTTAGGTGGTCCGGTTTCTATCCGCTATTATAAAAAAGCGCCTTTTAAATTTGAAGGAAAAATAAATAGTGTAAAAGTGAATTTGTTGTAA
- a CDS encoding arylsulfatase has translation MKKYIVLLALVFVAKISAQQNYFNPTVKLKDYLEPAIPHPDQDKEMKDKMSKLKKKPNILIILIDDMGYGDIGVYGGGTAIGAPTPNMDKLAHEGLQLTSTYAQPTCTPSRAAIMTGRIPARSGLTRPTLTGENPKVNPWASENTTAKILSQNGYKSAISGKWHLGESKGSLPNEVGYDEWLGFGSVQSEYAQFVNEWIYPDLINKPDRLNAIKKLVDQNILTGKKGEENKIVQPISNIEELSKVDQVFANYSEDFIRRSVKENKPFYLIHSFSKVHNDNYVSEGYKGKSPAAFPYKDAVVEVDDIVGRLMKLLQDLKIDDNTLVFLTSDNGPNEDVWPDSGYTPFRGGKGTTWEGGVRVPGIAYWKGMIAPGRISDGLFDICDMFNTSLSAAGVLDKIPSSNYIDGVDQLSFFLSDKGVSNRNAVFMYSETKFMAVRWQEYKVHMNVFNTSVERKNLDQSTIQSIGMSPWVYNLYTDPKEQLSTGHRFFEWGIPGVMGLIAAHLGTYQKYPMKDIGLKKPGAE, from the coding sequence ATGAAAAAATATATTGTTTTATTAGCCTTGGTTTTTGTTGCTAAAATAAGCGCACAGCAAAACTATTTTAATCCAACTGTTAAATTGAAAGATTATTTAGAACCAGCTATTCCTCATCCTGATCAGGATAAAGAAATGAAGGATAAAATGAGCAAATTAAAAAAGAAACCTAATATCTTGATTATTCTTATTGATGATATGGGTTACGGTGATATCGGCGTTTATGGTGGAGGTACAGCGATTGGTGCACCAACTCCAAACATGGATAAACTGGCTCACGAAGGTTTACAGTTAACTTCGACTTATGCACAGCCAACTTGTACACCAAGTCGTGCGGCAATTATGACAGGTAGAATTCCGGCAAGATCAGGATTAACAAGACCAACTTTGACGGGCGAAAATCCGAAAGTGAATCCGTGGGCTTCTGAAAATACAACAGCCAAGATACTTTCTCAAAACGGCTATAAGTCGGCAATTTCAGGAAAATGGCATTTGGGCGAAAGTAAAGGAAGTCTCCCAAATGAAGTTGGGTATGATGAATGGCTTGGATTTGGTTCAGTTCAATCAGAATATGCGCAGTTTGTAAACGAATGGATTTATCCAGATCTAATTAATAAACCAGACCGATTAAATGCAATTAAAAAATTGGTTGATCAAAACATTTTGACAGGCAAAAAAGGGGAAGAAAACAAAATAGTTCAGCCGATATCTAATATTGAAGAACTTTCTAAAGTAGATCAGGTTTTTGCTAATTACAGTGAAGACTTTATCCGAAGATCTGTTAAAGAAAATAAGCCATTTTACTTGATTCATTCTTTTTCTAAAGTGCATAACGATAATTACGTATCAGAAGGTTACAAAGGAAAAAGTCCTGCGGCATTTCCTTATAAAGATGCAGTAGTTGAAGTTGATGATATTGTGGGAAGATTGATGAAACTTTTGCAAGATTTAAAAATAGACGACAACACATTAGTATTTCTTACTTCTGATAATGGTCCAAATGAAGATGTTTGGCCAGATAGTGGTTACACTCCGTTTAGAGGAGGAAAAGGAACAACTTGGGAAGGTGGAGTGCGAGTACCAGGAATTGCTTATTGGAAAGGTATGATAGCTCCGGGACGCATAAGTGATGGATTATTTGATATTTGCGATATGTTCAATACGTCTCTTTCGGCAGCTGGAGTTTTAGATAAAATTCCATCATCTAATTATATTGATGGAGTAGATCAGTTATCATTTTTTCTGTCAGATAAAGGGGTGTCGAATAGGAATGCTGTTTTTATGTATTCTGAAACCAAATTCATGGCCGTGCGTTGGCAGGAATACAAAGTGCATATGAATGTTTTTAATACATCGGTAGAACGAAAAAATCTGGATCAGTCTACGATTCAAAGTATCGGAATGAGCCCATGGGTATATAATTTATATACAGATCCAAAAGAGCAATTAAGTACAGGACATCGTTTTTTTGAGTGGGGAATTCCTGGTGTAATGGGACTTATTGCCGCTCATTTAGGAACGTATCAAAAATATCCTATGAAAGATATTGGTTTAAAGAAACCAGGTGCTGAGTAA